taaaccaTGCCTTCAGTTTGAGAAATTTACCGGGAATTTTATTTGTCTCAACCTTAAGCCTTCTTGGCATTAGCGGAAATTTTCTTGTGATTTGGATTTTCGGTCTAAAATTCAATCAGTCGTCTTATCGAATTTATGTGCTATGTCTCGCTGTGCTTGATTTTATAAATTGCTTCATGACAATGCCTTTCGTACTCACTTATCTATTGTATATGGAAAATTACCCCTCGGAATTGTTATGTAAGATTGGTCATTTGATTGGATTTTTCATCGGAATTGCCTCCccttttacattaattttaatagCCGCAGACCGATACAGGAATGTTTGTCGGCCGCTTAGTTTACAATGGTCTGCAAGACGAGCAAAACTAATGTGCTTATTTATAAACATCGTAGCTCTATTTATTTCATGGTACGTTCCCATTGTTTATGGCACTACCGAAATGAAATCGGTCAATAGGAGCATAGTACTGGTGCAATGTTTTAAGGAAAATGGAACACTTTCACAGACGATTACTTGGTGGCAGTATATCATTCTGACAGGACTATTTACACTGGTTTCTGCGTTTCTCATTGTAATCTACTTAGtgataatgataaatgtacgCAGAAAATCCAAACTCTTTACCAAATATAACCCTGAAGAACATATACAAGACGCTAATATAACATTCACGAACAGAATAATTCATACTAAGAAAGCAACAGTAACTTTCTTTATCATCTCCTCAGTTTACGTTTTAAGTTCCTTGGTCCATCATGTATTAGCATTATTTCTTCATGTTGTACAGAATGTAGAATGTAAAATGTCATACACCCAAAGTGTTCTTTTCTGGTCCTTCTTTTGGACAGTATTTATAAATAACGTTGCAAATCCTGTTATATATGGCTTGTCTGACACCCGCTTTAAACAGTgtataaaatcaatgttttcaaattgaactagcactgatgagtcttatacaGATAACtttcaaaacaatttgataaaaaacaCCTAACAATTTACATGAGatcatcctgtttttttggaaGGGTTCGTATCGCTAGGTCTCTTGTTTttgatgttgtgttttgttttgtatactgttgtttgtacttttttttttttgggggggggactTCATGCCATAACAATGTTAGTTCGTTTTCtacttttttctttgaatatacGCTTGTCAGCCATTGCATAATGTttattaataaacatttttaaat
This is a stretch of genomic DNA from Mytilus trossulus isolate FHL-02 chromosome 6, PNRI_Mtr1.1.1.hap1, whole genome shotgun sequence. It encodes these proteins:
- the LOC134723756 gene encoding kappa-type opioid receptor-like codes for the protein MDIFERHCTPWIRNLIEVGNVTTNEINHAFSLRNLPGILFVSTLSLLGISGNFLVIWIFGLKFNQSSYRIYVLCLAVLDFINCFMTMPFVLTYLLYMENYPSELLCKIGHLIGFFIGIASPFTLILIAADRYRNVCRPLSLQWSARRAKLMCLFINIVALFISWYVPIVYGTTEMKSVNRSIVLVQCFKENGTLSQTITWWQYIILTGLFTLVSAFLIVIYLVIMINVRRKSKLFTKYNPEEHIQDANITFTNRIIHTKKATVTFFIISSVYVLSSLVHHVLALFLHVVQNVECKMSYTQSVLFWSFFWTVFINNVANPVIYGLSDTRFKQCIKSMFSN